A single region of the Cyanobacteria bacterium FACHB-DQ100 genome encodes:
- a CDS encoding chemotaxis protein CheC produces MPLITDEQLDALQEFINIGVGRAGAMLNEMVASPIVLNVPVLQVFDSTTLQQELAAQFNGHCLSTVGLKFSGSFTGSAELVFPTDSAAALVSLLTGEERDSPDLDAVKIGTLTEVGNIVINGVLGSISNLLRRQMDYALPTYSEDKLDHLLSENYPFELDTVFFLAQARFEIEQLEIMGEIILIFEMASFDALLICINEELRLISSL; encoded by the coding sequence ATGCCACTGATTACAGACGAGCAACTGGATGCGCTTCAGGAGTTTATCAACATTGGTGTTGGGCGAGCTGGAGCCATGCTGAACGAAATGGTAGCATCCCCGATCGTGCTGAATGTTCCAGTTTTACAAGTGTTTGATAGCACAACCTTGCAGCAAGAACTAGCAGCGCAGTTTAATGGTCATTGTTTATCCACAGTGGGATTAAAATTCTCAGGCAGCTTTACTGGCAGCGCAGAATTAGTCTTTCCCACGGATAGTGCTGCTGCGCTCGTCTCGCTGTTAACCGGTGAGGAGCGCGATTCTCCGGATCTGGATGCCGTGAAAATTGGTACCTTGACCGAAGTGGGAAACATCGTGATCAACGGAGTGCTCGGATCAATCAGTAACTTACTGCGGCGACAAATGGATTATGCGCTGCCGACCTACTCCGAGGACAAGCTTGACCATCTTCTATCTGAAAATTACCCATTTGAACTCGATACTGTTTTTTTCCTGGCTCAAGCAAGATTTGAGATCGAACAGCTTGAGATTATGGGTGAAATTATTCTAATTTTTGAAATGGCTTCCTTCGATGCGCTCCTGATCTGTATTAATGAAGAACTGAGACTAATCTCATCGTTGTGA
- a CDS encoding AI-2E family transporter, translated as MDQLPDPTNHQSLWSRISTNALVRFLLFFASGWVFVALLQYFEYVIFVFALSAILALLLNYPVRYLERFVKRSIALSLVIALSLIFIIVAIVTIALTLADQVQQLATLLLQTLNSANNPLDQLQNALVARNIPLNLDAIEAQIRNAFISSLNWTIQSLPILFQNYVTFIIVLVVAFFMLIDGAKLWQLVLQLVPTQHRSRVATAVQRNFVGFLRGQLLVSFLLSVATFLVFVLFQIPFSFLLAVTVGVFDLIPGIGATLGVSLVCLVILVQSGWLTALKVLAVCVILQQLQDNFISPRIMQSTVHLSPVVVFFALLVGTRVSGLLGIFLSVPIAGVIVSLLHLEEAQGD; from the coding sequence ATGGATCAACTGCCAGACCCCACAAATCATCAGTCCCTGTGGAGCCGAATCAGCACGAATGCTTTGGTTCGATTTCTGCTGTTCTTTGCCTCTGGCTGGGTATTTGTTGCGCTACTTCAGTATTTTGAGTATGTGATTTTTGTATTTGCGTTATCAGCAATTCTGGCACTTCTGCTCAACTATCCAGTCCGCTATCTAGAGCGCTTTGTTAAAAGAAGTATTGCGTTGAGTCTTGTCATTGCGTTAAGCCTGATTTTTATTATTGTTGCCATTGTGACGATCGCGCTTACGTTAGCCGATCAGGTTCAGCAATTAGCAACCTTGTTGCTCCAGACGCTAAATAGCGCAAACAATCCGCTCGATCAGTTGCAAAATGCTCTGGTAGCCCGCAATATTCCCCTGAATCTGGATGCGATCGAAGCTCAAATTCGCAACGCATTTATATCAAGCTTAAATTGGACAATCCAGTCTCTACCAATTCTTTTCCAGAACTATGTGACCTTTATTATTGTGCTGGTAGTTGCCTTTTTCATGCTGATTGATGGTGCAAAACTGTGGCAACTCGTGCTGCAATTAGTTCCAACTCAACATCGAAGCCGCGTCGCTACCGCAGTACAAAGAAACTTTGTCGGCTTTCTTCGAGGTCAATTACTGGTTTCGTTTCTCCTGAGTGTTGCTACTTTTCTGGTTTTTGTTCTGTTTCAGATTCCATTTTCGTTTTTGCTTGCGGTTACTGTTGGAGTGTTTGACCTCATTCCTGGAATTGGAGCGACGTTAGGGGTGTCTCTTGTTTGCTTGGTTATCTTGGTGCAGAGTGGCTGGCTGACCGCGCTCAAAGTTCTAGCCGTTTGCGTGATTCTACAACAGTTGCAGGATAACTTCATTTCTCCGCGTATCATGCAAAGCACTGTTCATCTCAGTCCGGTCGTTGTGTTTTTTGCGCTCTTAGTTGGAACAAGGGTTTCAGGGCTACTAGGAATCTTTTTGTCGGTGCCGATCGCGGGTGTCATTGTCAGTCTGTTACATCTTGAAGAAGCGCAAGGAGATTAA
- a CDS encoding chemotaxis protein CheA, which yields MQPLNEIDAEDLKVFLVESHEILAQFEQDVLHLENSSLDPALLHRMYRALHTIKGNCGFIPFPKLEAIAHAGEALLDKIRTAQRRISPEIATVLLQLTDVIRQILRTIEITKTEGNQDYSSLIATLTALCAVDAAIDGINPRESLEDAEAKALTPFNSTIRVQIDLLDHLMNLMGELVLARNRMLQLTATSSDAALVSTCQQINLITNELQDQVMQTRMQSLHTLWRTLPRFVRDLAIACSKEVTLVLEGDETELDRSLVAAIKDPLTHLIRNCIDHGIELSTARLAAGKSAAGMLKLRAAQESGKVILEISDDGAGIDPQQIKVRSQQLGLISATEAELISDQEALALIFQPGFSTATEVTRLSGRGVGLDVVRRNIEAVKGTVEVESQLGQGTTFRLKIPLTLAIIPTLLVKSGGERFAIPQASIQELVRIEGKEQIDRSIETVLNAPVYRLRGQILPLVNLASVLQLSTTTTDVVYFVVITVDRYHYGLLVDEIEDTQDIVIKPLSKQLKSLEMFAGATVLGDGTAALILDAAGLARYAGVQKQIPISTAVSESEQRDRQLILIVLGTENTRMGIVLTQATRLETISRTRIEQVGQQLLMQYSDRVVALIDLQAVFTGKPRSLNQFEESIPIVVITLDQNRTVGLMVNQILDIVEESLTVTGAAIRPGAHCYATVQGQITEILDLDAIVELANPYRVPELTTRR from the coding sequence ATGCAGCCTTTGAATGAAATCGATGCAGAAGATTTAAAGGTTTTTCTGGTTGAGAGTCACGAGATTCTTGCCCAGTTTGAGCAGGATGTTTTACACCTAGAAAATAGCTCTCTTGACCCCGCTCTGCTGCATCGGATGTATCGTGCCTTGCATACGATTAAGGGAAACTGTGGATTTATTCCGTTTCCGAAACTTGAAGCGATCGCTCATGCAGGAGAGGCACTGCTCGACAAGATTCGGACGGCTCAGCGCCGAATTTCTCCTGAGATTGCAACAGTGCTGCTGCAGCTCACAGACGTGATTCGACAGATTTTACGCACGATCGAAATTACCAAAACCGAGGGCAATCAGGATTATTCCAGCTTGATTGCAACGTTAACGGCGCTTTGCGCGGTGGATGCTGCGATCGATGGCATCAATCCCAGAGAAAGTTTGGAAGATGCCGAAGCAAAAGCTTTAACCCCGTTTAATTCTACGATTCGAGTTCAAATCGATTTACTCGACCATTTGATGAATCTAATGGGTGAACTGGTTCTCGCGCGCAATCGAATGCTGCAACTCACCGCAACAAGCAGCGATGCTGCTTTAGTTTCAACCTGTCAGCAAATTAATCTGATTACGAATGAACTGCAAGATCAGGTGATGCAGACGCGCATGCAGTCGCTTCATACGCTCTGGCGGACTCTGCCCCGATTTGTGCGAGATCTAGCAATCGCCTGTAGTAAAGAAGTGACGCTGGTTCTCGAAGGGGATGAAACCGAACTCGATCGTAGTCTTGTTGCAGCGATTAAAGATCCTCTGACGCATTTAATTCGCAATTGTATTGATCATGGGATTGAACTCTCAACGGCTAGACTGGCGGCGGGTAAATCGGCTGCCGGTATGCTCAAGTTAAGAGCCGCTCAAGAAAGCGGCAAAGTAATTCTAGAAATCAGCGATGATGGCGCGGGCATTGATCCCCAGCAGATTAAGGTTCGATCGCAGCAACTCGGCTTAATTAGCGCCACCGAAGCGGAATTAATCAGCGACCAAGAGGCGTTGGCTCTGATTTTTCAGCCTGGATTTTCGACGGCGACAGAAGTGACCCGCTTATCTGGGCGCGGAGTTGGTTTAGATGTCGTGCGGCGAAACATTGAAGCGGTTAAAGGCACGGTCGAGGTTGAGAGCCAATTAGGTCAGGGAACTACATTTCGCCTGAAAATTCCCCTGACGTTAGCTATTATTCCGACGCTATTGGTGAAAAGTGGAGGTGAGCGATTTGCAATTCCTCAAGCCAGCATCCAGGAACTGGTGAGAATCGAAGGGAAAGAACAAATTGATCGAAGCATTGAAACAGTGCTGAATGCTCCTGTGTATCGACTGCGCGGACAGATTCTGCCTTTGGTTAATCTTGCTTCCGTTCTACAGCTATCAACCACAACAACTGATGTGGTTTATTTCGTTGTGATTACCGTCGATCGATATCACTATGGCTTGCTTGTGGATGAGATTGAAGATACTCAGGATATTGTGATTAAGCCGCTCAGTAAACAGTTAAAGTCGCTGGAGATGTTTGCAGGCGCGACCGTTTTAGGAGATGGAACCGCGGCGCTGATCCTTGATGCTGCTGGACTTGCTCGATATGCAGGTGTTCAAAAGCAGATTCCCATTTCAACTGCGGTCTCTGAATCAGAACAACGCGATCGTCAATTGATTCTGATTGTGCTTGGGACTGAGAATACTCGGATGGGAATTGTTCTGACTCAGGCAACTCGACTAGAAACAATTTCCAGGACAAGGATTGAACAAGTAGGACAGCAACTTCTGATGCAATATAGCGATCGCGTCGTTGCTTTGATTGATCTACAAGCCGTTTTCACCGGAAAGCCTCGTTCTCTCAATCAGTTTGAGGAGAGTATCCCGATCGTCGTGATCACACTTGATCAGAATCGCACTGTTGGATTGATGGTGAATCAAATTCTCGACATCGTAGAAGAATCGCTGACGGTGACAGGAGCGGCAATTCGTCCGGGTGCTCACTGTTATGCAACGGTTCAAGGTCAGATTACTGAAATTTTGGACTTAGACGCGATCGTCGAGCTAGCCAATCCTTATCGAGTTCCCGAACTCACAACCAGGAGGTGA
- a CDS encoding response regulator, translated as MTSVLIVDDAAFSRRMLRKYVEAEGYQVLEACNGQQALEMVQQHHPSCILTDLLMPDVDGFQLLQMLREQGETIPIAIITADIQDASRERGVALGAASFINKPAKEDQVRQTIRQLLQPEGADV; from the coding sequence TTGACTTCAGTGCTGATTGTGGATGATGCAGCGTTCTCACGACGGATGCTTCGCAAGTATGTAGAAGCGGAAGGCTATCAAGTGTTAGAAGCCTGTAACGGACAACAGGCGCTAGAGATGGTGCAGCAACATCACCCAAGCTGTATTCTGACAGATTTGCTCATGCCAGATGTGGATGGCTTTCAACTCTTGCAAATGCTACGAGAGCAAGGTGAGACAATTCCGATCGCAATTATCACAGCGGATATCCAGGATGCCTCTCGCGAACGTGGAGTTGCACTGGGAGCCGCAAGCTTTATCAACAAACCCGCAAAAGAAGATCAAGTGCGGCAGACGATTCGCCAACTCTTGCAGCCAGAAGGAGCCGATGTTTGA
- a CDS encoding IS1 family transposase, protein MDCPTCGSTELHRNGHRNHVQCHKCKRCGRQFLASYKQTRYSEDIKQLCIQMYLRGMSTRRIEKMTDIHHTTVLSWLRGVDLNVLELSCGEELDSTE, encoded by the coding sequence ATGGATTGTCCAACCTGCGGTTCGACTGAACTCCACCGGAATGGGCACCGCAATCACGTTCAGTGCCACAAGTGCAAACGCTGTGGACGGCAGTTTCTAGCGTCCTACAAACAAACTCGCTACTCAGAAGACATCAAGCAGCTTTGCATTCAGATGTATCTCAGAGGTATGAGTACCCGACGCATCGAAAAAATGACGGATATTCATCACACCACCGTTTTAAGTTGGCTTCGAGGAGTCGATTTGAACGTTTTGGAACTATCTTGCGGAGAGGAACTAGACTCCACAGAATAA
- a CDS encoding purine-binding chemotaxis protein CheW — protein sequence MTIQQVCTFYLKGSYFGIEIEQVQEIIRQPPLTRIPLAPPDICGLMNLRGQVIPVVDLPCRLGLRSASCGIGEETTYNVIVNTIDDVISFIVEDIGDILSCDSETFEPPPANLTAHIRGFLKGAYKLEQGVLLILDTIKISDSTKFSDSTLITSSLN from the coding sequence ATGACGATTCAACAGGTATGCACTTTCTATCTCAAGGGTTCCTACTTTGGCATCGAGATTGAGCAGGTGCAAGAAATCATTCGCCAACCCCCGCTCACCCGAATTCCGCTCGCGCCTCCAGACATTTGCGGCTTAATGAATCTGCGCGGACAGGTGATTCCCGTCGTGGATTTGCCTTGTCGATTGGGACTGCGATCGGCATCCTGTGGCATTGGCGAGGAAACGACTTACAACGTGATTGTGAACACGATCGACGATGTGATCAGTTTCATTGTTGAGGACATTGGAGATATCTTGTCCTGTGACAGCGAAACATTTGAGCCGCCGCCTGCTAATTTGACTGCTCACATTCGAGGCTTTCTAAAAGGCGCATACAAACTTGAGCAAGGTGTTCTGCTGATCTTGGATACTATCAAAATCTCAGATTCAACCAAATTTTCAGATTCAACCCTAATCACGAGTTCGCTCAATTAA
- a CDS encoding response regulator, whose product MSHGHDRFSLLDQIPLGVCVLRADYQVVFWNHCLEEWTKIPRDRIKGQAIREFFPRFAEALYVNRLAPIFAGGPPTIFSSQLHHYLIPVTLPNGSKRIQHTTITAIPADGEEGFYALISIQDVTDLTFRVQEYRQMRDRAVAEAKERKYAQERAESANRVKDEFLAVVSHELRTPLNPILGWSKLLAEGRLSGAAVQRALETIARNAALQAQLIDDLLDVSRILRGKLTLARHTVDLVLIVQAALDTVRLMAENKGIEIALQTDRAAPIVGDTMRLQQVVWNLLTNAIKFTPEGGTIEVTLRRESKQTVLSVQDTGTGIAPDFLPFVFEAFRQADASSTRKVGGLGLGLAITRNLVELHGGTIKVDSAGVDQGSTFAIALPNPQVENQVIKFPHSLEPGKDVNLVGVRVLIIDDEQDSRDLIQFVLESSGAIVTATESVAAAIAALNRYTPDLIVSDLGMPEANGFDLIQAVRSRSDEAQRIPAIALTAYASELTQQQALLAGFQQHLVKPIHPDKLLEAVSQLVMLNRTPH is encoded by the coding sequence ATGTCCCACGGTCACGATCGCTTCAGCCTATTAGATCAAATCCCGCTCGGTGTCTGCGTTCTACGCGCTGATTATCAAGTGGTGTTTTGGAATCACTGTCTAGAAGAATGGACAAAAATTCCGCGCGATCGCATTAAGGGACAAGCGATTCGCGAATTTTTTCCCCGGTTTGCTGAAGCCCTGTATGTCAATCGCTTGGCTCCCATTTTTGCAGGAGGCCCGCCGACTATTTTCTCCTCACAACTGCATCACTATTTGATTCCAGTAACGCTGCCAAATGGCAGCAAGCGTATTCAGCACACCACAATTACGGCAATTCCCGCAGATGGGGAAGAAGGGTTCTATGCGCTGATCTCGATTCAAGACGTGACGGATTTAACCTTTCGCGTTCAGGAATATCGTCAGATGCGCGATCGGGCAGTTGCCGAAGCCAAAGAGCGCAAATACGCTCAAGAACGCGCCGAAAGTGCAAATCGGGTCAAAGACGAATTTCTGGCGGTGGTGTCCCACGAACTGCGGACACCCCTCAATCCCATCCTCGGCTGGTCGAAATTACTCGCTGAAGGCAGACTTTCGGGTGCGGCTGTTCAACGCGCCCTTGAGACGATCGCCAGAAACGCAGCCCTACAAGCCCAATTAATCGATGATTTACTCGATGTTTCTCGAATTCTGCGCGGCAAATTAACGCTCGCTCGGCATACGGTCGATCTCGTTCTGATTGTGCAAGCAGCGCTCGATACTGTCCGGTTGATGGCAGAGAATAAGGGGATTGAGATCGCGCTACAGACCGATCGCGCTGCTCCGATTGTGGGAGATACCATGCGACTTCAACAAGTGGTGTGGAACTTGCTCACCAATGCGATCAAATTTACTCCAGAGGGCGGAACGATCGAGGTAACGCTCCGCCGTGAATCTAAGCAAACGGTTTTGTCTGTTCAAGATACGGGAACTGGCATTGCGCCAGATTTTCTGCCATTTGTGTTCGAGGCGTTTCGTCAAGCGGATGCTTCTAGTACGCGCAAAGTTGGCGGCTTAGGGCTAGGGTTAGCAATCACGCGAAATTTAGTTGAGCTGCACGGCGGAACAATCAAGGTGGATAGTGCCGGAGTTGATCAGGGTTCAACCTTTGCGATCGCGCTGCCCAATCCTCAAGTGGAAAATCAGGTGATCAAGTTTCCTCATTCTTTAGAGCCAGGTAAAGACGTGAACCTGGTTGGTGTGCGCGTTCTGATCATTGATGATGAGCAAGATAGCCGCGATCTGATTCAGTTTGTGCTGGAAAGTAGTGGCGCGATCGTGACTGCTACAGAATCAGTTGCAGCCGCGATCGCTGCGCTCAATCGTTACACGCCTGACTTAATTGTGAGTGACTTAGGAATGCCAGAGGCAAATGGGTTTGACTTGATTCAAGCGGTGCGATCGCGCTCCGACGAGGCACAGCGGATTCCTGCGATCGCGCTTACAGCTTATGCGTCTGAACTGACTCAGCAGCAAGCCCTTCTCGCTGGATTTCAGCAGCATCTTGTTAAACCCATTCACCCGGATAAACTGCTTGAAGCGGTCAGCCAGCTAGTGATGCTGAATCGAACCCCCCATTAA
- a CDS encoding alpha/beta hydrolase yields MKRSRIGLLILAVLLIALSWWGIFTARAGLIVRPLNQEGVPLLYLAPKSAKSVPGVLVAHGYSGSKQLMLTYGYVLSQSGYAVMLWDWDGHGANPNRLHSGSLQRNFQTAWNAIAQQPEVDRSRLAVLGHSMGSGAVMDAAIEHLSDFSATVAISPTGATVTADRPRNLQLQAGTWEGGFIRNAERILQQAGGTNSDTASERGREFVLVPNVEHITILFNSVSHTAARHWLDRTFGQQQQSQYVDRRMLWQGVHLVGWIMALTAVMPSVRMKGEVSAISAVQRWGGLILSSIVPTLGLVLLNRVIDLQTLGGVQVGGAVALWFLMAGAIWLSVLRQIPPLRLRAVGVGIGVFTVLWIAVGAMAQVVWLQSVSTPERLVVWGAIAIASLPWFLATEMTQQNRTPAQRIAWGVAQSIALIGGFVLVLQFLPQLGFMFLLLPLFPVLISLLSIVSAQVRESWSVAIPSALFFAWLLAAGFPLA; encoded by the coding sequence TTGAAACGATCGCGAATTGGCCTACTTATTCTAGCGGTGCTGCTGATTGCGCTGTCCTGGTGGGGCATCTTCACAGCCCGCGCAGGATTAATTGTGCGTCCCTTGAATCAAGAAGGAGTTCCACTGCTCTATCTTGCACCAAAGTCAGCGAAGTCTGTTCCGGGAGTGTTAGTTGCACATGGTTACTCTGGTTCAAAACAGTTGATGCTGACTTACGGATATGTATTATCTCAATCAGGCTATGCAGTCATGCTTTGGGATTGGGATGGTCATGGTGCAAACCCAAATCGTTTGCATTCTGGTTCACTCCAGCGTAACTTTCAAACGGCTTGGAATGCGATCGCACAGCAGCCAGAAGTAGACCGTTCTCGACTTGCGGTGCTGGGGCATTCGATGGGAAGTGGAGCCGTGATGGATGCTGCGATCGAGCATCTGAGCGATTTTTCTGCAACTGTTGCGATCTCGCCCACGGGCGCGACTGTAACTGCGGATCGACCCCGAAATCTACAGCTACAAGCGGGCACTTGGGAAGGTGGATTTATTCGCAATGCAGAACGCATCCTTCAGCAAGCAGGCGGCACCAATTCGGATACCGCATCAGAACGAGGGCGCGAGTTTGTCTTGGTGCCCAATGTGGAACACATCACGATTTTATTTAATTCAGTCAGTCACACTGCGGCACGCCACTGGCTCGATCGCACCTTTGGACAGCAACAGCAAAGTCAGTACGTCGATCGTCGGATGCTTTGGCAAGGCGTTCATCTCGTGGGATGGATCATGGCGCTTACTGCGGTGATGCCAAGTGTACGAATGAAGGGCGAAGTTTCTGCGATTTCAGCAGTACAGCGCTGGGGTGGTTTGATTTTATCGTCGATCGTGCCGACCCTTGGGCTTGTTTTACTGAATCGTGTGATTGATCTGCAAACGCTGGGTGGTGTTCAAGTGGGTGGAGCCGTCGCGCTTTGGTTCTTGATGGCAGGGGCAATTTGGCTGAGCGTGTTGCGCCAAATTCCGCCACTGAGATTACGAGCGGTGGGCGTGGGAATCGGTGTGTTTACAGTGTTATGGATTGCAGTCGGAGCGATGGCACAGGTTGTATGGTTGCAGTCGGTGTCGACTCCGGAGCGGTTGGTTGTTTGGGGAGCAATCGCGATCGCGTCACTGCCTTGGTTTCTTGCAACTGAAATGACGCAGCAAAATCGAACGCCAGCACAACGGATCGCTTGGGGAGTTGCACAAAGCATTGCCCTCATTGGCGGGTTTGTGTTGGTACTGCAATTTCTACCGCAGCTTGGATTTATGTTTTTGCTGCTGCCGTTGTTCCCGGTATTAATCAGTTTGTTGTCGATCGTCTCCGCGCAAGTGCGAGAGAGTTGGAGTGTTGCAATCCCTAGTGCGTTATTTTTCGCATGGCTGTTAGCCGCAGGGTTTCCGCTGGCGTAG
- a CDS encoding DoxX family protein, producing MAPSAFLTTLLKPTVTPNFWSQTVWAILRTVLGIMMIHNGLDKFADIESFAHAYVEVIGLPFPIVFSYLAALTETIGAPLLVIGFLTRPAALGLFGTMCVAMYHHILVAGLNLTYLELSAIYAACFLVFAVNGAGLFSTDALIANWLDTNALSAQAKQLMRLEQAYQASSAEQKQTDVAKS from the coding sequence ATGGCACCCTCTGCTTTTCTAACGACGCTTCTGAAACCGACTGTTACGCCTAACTTCTGGTCGCAAACGGTCTGGGCGATTTTGCGAACTGTCCTGGGCATTATGATGATCCACAATGGACTCGACAAGTTCGCCGATATTGAAAGCTTTGCTCATGCTTATGTCGAGGTCATCGGGCTACCCTTCCCGATCGTGTTTAGCTATCTCGCTGCCCTCACTGAAACGATCGGTGCACCCTTGCTGGTCATCGGCTTTTTGACTCGTCCAGCAGCCTTAGGATTATTCGGTACAATGTGTGTTGCGATGTATCATCACATCCTCGTAGCGGGCTTGAATCTGACTTATCTAGAGTTATCCGCAATTTACGCCGCTTGTTTTCTGGTGTTTGCCGTGAATGGAGCAGGGTTATTCTCGACCGATGCCTTGATTGCAAACTGGTTGGATACGAATGCTTTGTCAGCCCAAGCAAAACAGCTTATGCGCCTAGAGCAAGCTTATCAAGCTTCTAGTGCTGAGCAGAAGCAAACTGATGTCGCTAAGTCGTAA
- the glgX gene encoding glycogen debranching protein GlgX, with amino-acid sequence MHVSVWPGNVYPLGAYWDGKGTNFALFSENATAVELCLFDRDDQETRVKLTEVNNFVWYGYLPGVGPGQRYGYRVHGAYEPEQGFRFNPNKLLIDPYGKAIDGDVRNGPEIFGYDWNSPDADLSFSELDSAPLMPKSVVVDQSFDWEGDKLLRTPWHETIIYEVHVKGFTKLHPDVPEALRGTYAGMGHPAAIEHLQRLGITAVELMPIHHFLAYPGHLADKGLKNYWGYDSINYFAPHAAYSAGGTLGQQVAEFKEMVKALHRAGIEVILDVVYNHTGEGNHLGPTLSLRGIDNRNYYHLVADNKRYYMDFTGCGNSLSAGHPQVLKLITDSLRYWVTEMHVDGFRFDLASALARELYEVDSLAAFFNIIHQDPILADVKLIAEPWDVGEGGYQVGNFPVLWSEWNGKYRDTVRDFWRGEDETLGEFAYRLTGSPDLYFQQNGRRPNASINFITAHDGFTLNDLVSYNEKHNEANSEDNRDGESHNRSWNCGVEGATDDPEVLQLRERQRRNLLVTLMLSQGIPMLLGGDELGRSQRGNNNGYCQDSEISWFDWNLVKGNQDLVNFCRELIYFRRQHPVFRRRKWFQGQAIRGVPDIAWFDPDGTEHTEQEWQEGYPKSIGVFLNGDRIPSPGPQGQKIRDDSFLLLFNAYWETIEFILPQALADKEWQMLIDTKEPRFIQEERIFASNQAVPLMARSLIVLRQLT; translated from the coding sequence ATGCATGTTTCCGTATGGCCTGGTAACGTCTATCCCCTGGGTGCTTATTGGGATGGAAAAGGAACCAACTTTGCCCTGTTCTCTGAGAATGCAACTGCGGTTGAATTGTGCCTGTTCGATCGCGACGATCAAGAGACACGGGTAAAGCTGACCGAAGTGAATAACTTTGTGTGGTATGGGTATTTACCTGGTGTAGGGCCAGGGCAGCGATACGGCTATCGGGTGCATGGAGCTTATGAACCAGAACAAGGATTTCGCTTCAATCCTAACAAGCTTCTTATTGATCCTTATGGCAAAGCGATCGACGGAGACGTGCGGAACGGTCCTGAGATTTTCGGGTATGACTGGAATAGTCCGGATGCAGATCTATCGTTTTCAGAACTTGATAGCGCTCCATTGATGCCTAAATCGGTGGTGGTGGATCAATCCTTTGATTGGGAAGGCGATAAGCTATTGCGGACTCCCTGGCATGAAACAATTATCTACGAAGTTCATGTCAAAGGCTTCACGAAGCTACACCCAGATGTTCCTGAAGCGCTACGAGGAACCTATGCGGGCATGGGGCATCCAGCCGCGATCGAACACTTGCAGCGACTGGGAATTACGGCAGTTGAACTCATGCCGATTCACCACTTTCTCGCCTACCCAGGACATCTTGCCGACAAAGGACTGAAGAACTATTGGGGCTACGACTCGATCAACTACTTTGCCCCTCACGCCGCTTACAGTGCTGGTGGGACGCTAGGGCAACAAGTGGCTGAATTTAAGGAAATGGTGAAAGCCTTGCACCGAGCTGGGATTGAGGTCATTCTCGACGTAGTTTACAATCACACTGGGGAAGGCAATCATCTGGGGCCGACGCTCTCGCTGCGGGGAATTGATAACAGAAATTACTATCATCTGGTTGCAGACAATAAGCGCTATTACATGGACTTTACAGGTTGTGGTAATTCGCTCTCTGCTGGACACCCTCAAGTCTTGAAGCTGATCACCGATAGCTTGCGCTATTGGGTCACAGAAATGCACGTAGACGGCTTCCGCTTTGATCTGGCTTCTGCTCTGGCGCGGGAGTTGTATGAAGTGGACAGCTTGGCTGCGTTTTTCAACATCATCCATCAAGATCCAATATTAGCGGATGTGAAGCTGATTGCTGAGCCGTGGGACGTGGGCGAGGGCGGCTATCAAGTTGGAAACTTCCCGGTACTGTGGTCAGAGTGGAACGGTAAATATCGCGATACGGTGCGGGATTTTTGGCGGGGGGAAGACGAGACGTTAGGAGAGTTCGCTTATCGACTCACGGGCAGTCCCGACCTATACTTCCAGCAAAATGGCAGACGACCCAATGCCAGCATTAACTTCATCACAGCGCATGATGGGTTCACGCTGAATGATTTAGTCAGCTACAACGAAAAACATAACGAAGCCAACAGCGAAGACAATCGCGATGGAGAAAGCCACAATCGCTCTTGGAACTGTGGAGTCGAAGGAGCAACAGACGACCCGGAAGTCTTACAGCTCCGGGAGCGGCAACGGCGAAATCTGCTCGTCACTTTGATGCTGTCCCAAGGAATTCCGATGCTGTTGGGAGGCGATGAACTGGGTCGATCGCAAAGAGGCAACAACAACGGCTACTGTCAAGACAGCGAAATCTCCTGGTTTGATTGGAATTTGGTCAAGGGCAATCAGGATTTGGTCAATTTCTGCCGAGAACTGATTTATTTCCGCCGTCAGCATCCGGTGTTTCGTCGTCGCAAGTGGTTCCAGGGTCAGGCGATTCGAGGAGTTCCGGATATTGCTTGGTTTGACCCGGATGGAACAGAACATACCGAACAAGAGTGGCAAGAAGGCTATCCCAAATCGATCGGCGTGTTTCTCAACGGTGATAGAATTCCCAGCCCTGGGCCTCAAGGGCAAAAAATTAGAGATGATAGCTTTCTGCTGCTGTTTAATGCCTATTGGGAAACGATTGAGTTCATTTTGCCGCAAGCGCTAGCAGACAAAGAATGGCAAATGCTAATCGACACCAAAGAGCCTCGCTTTATTCAAGAGGAGCGGATTTTTGCCTCTAATCAAGCGGTTCCTTTGATGGCGCGATCGCTGATTGTGTTACGCCAACTCACTTGA